From the Pseudomonadales bacterium genome, one window contains:
- a CDS encoding pyrroloquinoline quinone-dependent dehydrogenase, whose translation MNKEPNRILAAVVGLAVLAYGISLSLAGGWLMSRGGTAYYLAAGLGTVLAGVLVARRRRRGLLVYLGVVLLTLIWAVRETGIDLWLTLPRVGVPLVVGVVAWAPWWLVGCAPAASDRTSLRWGAGILGGVVAIAAMGWFAFHNNHSGNADTTLAQGTAMHGDAAQWLHYGNDLGASRFSPADQITTANASRLEVAWVMRMGALRHLKQGNHPALETTPLKVGSTLYVCTPESTVIAVDAVTGTERWRHDPQPDMTGMSTITCRGVAYHEAPGAAECPQRIIAPVIDGKLVALDAQSGAPCQSFGRNGAIDLHEGLGEVLPGYYGLTSPPTIVNGVIVVGGAIKDNASVDEPSGVIRGYDAVTGVLRWAWDPAVAPDAPPAALGQVYTRGAPNAWGVASGDAALGLVYVGMGNATPDFFGGLKDDDKARYASSVTALDVATGRPRWSFQTVHRDIWDYDIAAQATLVDIDTPKGKVPALIQATKSGQLFVLDRRTGEPVTPLETRPTPRGAVPGEILAPAQPFPTTLPSLVPPELSEASMWGLTPFDQVWCRARFLETRYEGMFTPPSVRGTLVYPSSVGGVNWGGVSIDPERQRLFVNSNRIAQIWTLVPHSEKEEAIAEGKRKKQLLQEQGYYQEQAGTPYGVALEMFLSPLGIPCTPPPWGVLEAFDLKDRTRLWSRPLGGTRDQSSLGIDVTLGTPNFGGSLVTRGGLTFIGAAAENRVRAFDSQTGALKWQADVPAGPQATPMTYVENGRQYVVFAVGGSAMLGTRQGDYLIAFALPQ comes from the coding sequence TTGAACAAGGAACCGAACCGCATCCTTGCCGCCGTCGTCGGTCTGGCCGTTCTGGCGTACGGGATATCGCTCAGCCTCGCGGGCGGTTGGCTGATGTCTAGGGGTGGCACGGCCTATTACCTTGCAGCGGGTCTTGGAACCGTTCTTGCCGGTGTGCTGGTGGCACGCAGGCGGCGTCGTGGTTTGCTCGTCTATCTCGGCGTCGTTCTGTTGACGCTGATCTGGGCGGTGCGTGAGACGGGTATCGATCTGTGGCTGACCCTGCCCCGTGTGGGCGTGCCGCTCGTGGTCGGCGTGGTTGCATGGGCGCCGTGGTGGCTCGTGGGGTGCGCGCCGGCGGCGAGTGATCGCACGTCGTTGCGTTGGGGCGCAGGCATTTTGGGCGGTGTTGTCGCGATTGCTGCCATGGGCTGGTTTGCCTTCCACAACAACCATTCGGGCAATGCCGATACCACGCTGGCGCAGGGCACGGCGATGCACGGTGATGCGGCGCAATGGCTGCACTATGGCAACGATCTGGGCGCGAGTCGCTTTTCTCCGGCCGATCAGATCACGACGGCCAATGCCAGCCGGCTGGAAGTGGCCTGGGTCATGCGTATGGGCGCGCTGCGCCATCTCAAGCAGGGCAATCACCCAGCGCTTGAGACCACGCCGCTCAAGGTGGGTTCGACGCTGTATGTCTGCACCCCCGAGAGTACCGTCATCGCCGTGGACGCGGTGACGGGCACGGAACGCTGGCGCCATGATCCGCAGCCGGACATGACTGGCATGAGTACGATTACCTGCCGGGGGGTCGCTTACCATGAGGCACCCGGTGCTGCGGAATGTCCGCAGCGGATCATTGCGCCGGTAATCGACGGGAAGCTGGTTGCCCTCGATGCGCAAAGCGGAGCACCTTGCCAATCCTTCGGCAGGAACGGAGCGATAGACCTGCACGAAGGGCTGGGCGAGGTCTTGCCTGGCTACTATGGCCTGACGTCGCCGCCGACGATCGTGAACGGCGTCATCGTCGTGGGCGGTGCGATCAAGGACAACGCATCGGTTGACGAACCCTCCGGGGTGATCCGGGGCTATGACGCGGTGACGGGCGTCCTGCGCTGGGCGTGGGATCCGGCCGTCGCGCCCGATGCGCCACCTGCGGCGCTGGGGCAGGTGTATACGCGCGGGGCGCCGAACGCCTGGGGCGTGGCCAGTGGCGATGCGGCACTGGGGCTGGTCTATGTCGGCATGGGCAATGCCACCCCCGATTTCTTCGGCGGGCTGAAGGACGATGACAAGGCCCGCTACGCCAGTTCGGTGACCGCGCTCGATGTCGCGACCGGGCGTCCGCGCTGGTCGTTCCAGACCGTGCATCGCGATATCTGGGACTACGATATCGCAGCACAGGCAACGCTGGTGGATATCGACACGCCGAAGGGAAAGGTCCCTGCGCTGATACAGGCGACCAAAAGCGGCCAGCTCTTCGTGCTGGACCGACGAACCGGTGAGCCCGTGACGCCGCTGGAGACGCGGCCAACCCCGCGCGGCGCGGTGCCGGGTGAAATCCTGGCGCCAGCGCAACCGTTTCCGACGACATTGCCGTCGCTCGTACCGCCCGAACTGTCGGAAGCCTCCATGTGGGGGCTTACGCCCTTCGATCAGGTGTGGTGCCGCGCTCGCTTCCTCGAAACCCGTTATGAAGGGATGTTCACGCCGCCTTCAGTGCGGGGCACGCTGGTCTACCCCTCATCCGTCGGTGGCGTGAACTGGGGAGGGGTGTCGATCGATCCGGAACGACAACGGTTGTTCGTCAACTCGAACCGCATCGCCCAGATCTGGACGCTGGTCCCCCACAGCGAGAAGGAAGAGGCGATCGCCGAGGGCAAGCGGAAGAAGCAGCTGTTGCAGGAACAGGGCTATTACCAGGAACAGGCCGGGACACCCTATGGTGTGGCCCTCGAAATGTTTCTGTCACCGCTGGGCATCCCGTGCACGCCGCCGCCCTGGGGGGTGCTGGAAGCCTTCGATCTGAAGGACAGGACGCGTCTCTGGTCGCGCCCGTTGGGGGGCACCCGTGACCAGTCGTCTCTCGGAATCGATGTGACGTTGGGCACGCCCAACTTCGGTGGGTCACTGGTCACGCGGGGTGGCCTGACTTTCATCGGCGCCGCCGCCGAAAACCGGGTTCGTGCATTCGACAGCCAGACGGGCGCGCTCAAATGGCAGGCAGATGTACCTGCCGGGCCGCAGGCAACCCCAATGACCTACGTGGAGAACGGACGGCAGTACGTCGTATTCGCTGTTGGCGGTTCCGCCATGCTGGGTACCAGGCAGGGGGATTATCTGATCGCTTTTGCACTGCCGCAGTAA
- a CDS encoding TMEM165/GDT1 family protein encodes MEPFLVSTGVVALAEVGDKTQLLAFVFAARFKKPLPIILGILVATTVNHSLAGVLGTWISANVSADVLRWVLGLSFIGMAIWTLIPDEIDKDDTTAATRLGVFGATLVTFFLAEMGDKTQIATVAMAVHFGTPLLVVIGTTLGMLITDVPAVLVGDRLAARIPMGLVHSIAAAIFALLGAATLLGTGPDS; translated from the coding sequence ATGGAACCATTTCTGGTCTCGACGGGAGTTGTTGCCCTCGCCGAGGTCGGCGACAAGACCCAGTTGCTGGCCTTCGTTTTCGCCGCACGCTTCAAGAAGCCGCTGCCGATCATCCTCGGCATCCTCGTGGCCACCACCGTCAACCATAGCCTTGCCGGCGTGCTCGGTACCTGGATCAGTGCCAACGTGAGCGCGGACGTACTGCGCTGGGTCCTCGGTCTCTCGTTCATCGGCATGGCGATCTGGACGCTGATTCCCGACGAAATCGACAAGGACGACACCACGGCCGCCACTCGTCTCGGCGTGTTCGGAGCCACGCTCGTGACGTTCTTCCTCGCCGAAATGGGCGACAAGACCCAGATCGCCACGGTGGCCATGGCCGTGCACTTCGGCACACCGCTCCTGGTTGTGATCGGTACCACGCTCGGGATGCTGATCACCGACGTTCCTGCCGTCCTTGTCGGTGACCGGTTGGCAGCCAGGATTCCGATGGGACTCGTCCATTCGATCGCCGCTGCAATCTTCGCGCTGCTCGGCGCGGCAACCTTGCTCGGCACAGGTCCGGACTCCTGA
- a CDS encoding DUF808 domain-containing protein: MAGASLLTLLDDIAAILDDVALMTKVAAKKSAAIADDVTTMTKVATQKTAGVLGDDLALNAQQVADVRADRELPVVWAVAKGSLINKCILVPAALLISALLPSLITPLLMLGGAFLCFEGAEKLLHKLLHSKADDEAAHVQHARANASQSVDLVAMEKDKIKGAVRTDFILSAEIIVIALGTVAAASFVQQVAVLVAIAVLMTVGVYGLVGGIVKIDDLGLWLGRKPQAAAQVLGRFLLALAPWLMKFLAIAGTAAMFLVGGGILVHGIKFLHHAVEGAAQAVAQGSMGWLWQALASNGLNAVVGALAGLLVLGAVQMAQRMRQA, from the coding sequence ATGGCTGGTGCCAGCTTGTTGACCTTGCTTGATGATATTGCCGCCATTCTCGATGACGTGGCGCTCATGACCAAAGTCGCAGCCAAGAAGAGCGCAGCGATCGCCGATGATGTCACGACCATGACCAAAGTGGCGACCCAGAAGACAGCCGGTGTCCTCGGTGATGACCTGGCGCTCAATGCCCAGCAGGTTGCGGACGTGCGTGCGGATCGAGAGCTTCCCGTAGTGTGGGCGGTGGCCAAGGGGTCGCTGATCAACAAATGCATTCTGGTTCCCGCCGCCTTGCTCATCAGCGCATTGCTGCCCAGCTTGATCACGCCACTGTTGATGCTGGGTGGAGCGTTTTTGTGCTTTGAAGGTGCAGAAAAGCTGCTGCACAAGTTATTGCACAGCAAGGCGGATGACGAAGCGGCTCACGTCCAGCACGCTCGTGCCAATGCCAGCCAGAGCGTGGATTTGGTTGCCATGGAAAAGGACAAGATAAAAGGCGCTGTGCGTACGGATTTCATCCTGTCGGCGGAAATCATCGTCATCGCTCTGGGCACGGTCGCTGCGGCCAGCTTCGTGCAACAGGTGGCCGTTCTGGTCGCCATTGCCGTTCTCATGACGGTGGGGGTTTACGGCCTGGTGGGAGGCATCGTCAAGATCGACGATTTGGGCCTTTGGTTGGGTCGCAAACCCCAGGCTGCGGCACAAGTGCTCGGGCGTTTCTTGCTGGCGTTGGCTCCCTGGCTGATGAAATTTCTGGCCATCGCAGGCACCGCAGCCATGTTTCTGGTGGGGGGAGGAATCCTGGTGCACGGCATCAAGTTTTTGCACCATGCCGTGGAAGGCGCGGCACAAGCCGTTGCTCAGGGCAGCATGGGGTGGCTGTGGCAGGCTCTCGCAAGCAATGGGCTCAACGCCGTCGTCGGAGCCTTGGCAGGATTGTTGGTACTGGGTGCAGTACAGATGGCGCAGCGCATGCGGCAAGCGTGA
- a CDS encoding VCBS repeat-containing protein, whose translation MKIDSADIQMTNQRHAVEQRTTQETLRMWVGERRPDFEGDAPAQRTALPADTVRISGEARAAAEATSTMGPDLDADLINDLRFQLLIRMVEAMTGRKVRLLKVEDTQPQTPSAADIPDPQSTDRQAAGFGVEYEYHATRFEAEQTRFSAAGIVKTTDGREIRFDLTLLMSREHLEQVDLSLRAGDAVRKQDPLVINFDGTAAQLTEGKFSFDLDSDGKPDSISFVGSGSGFLVLDRNHDGKVNNGSELFGPATDNGFLELAAHDQDGNGWIDENDSIYRQLYIWTRDSNGNDHLGTLAEKAVGAISLSHIGTRFDLRNVDNRFDGQIRSSGIYLREDGGVGTVQQIDLAV comes from the coding sequence ATGAAGATCGACAGCGCCGACATCCAGATGACGAACCAGCGCCACGCGGTCGAACAACGCACCACGCAAGAGACGCTCAGGATGTGGGTGGGCGAGCGCCGCCCGGATTTCGAGGGTGACGCCCCGGCACAGCGCACTGCGCTGCCTGCCGACACCGTGCGGATTTCAGGCGAAGCCCGAGCGGCAGCCGAAGCCACATCGACCATGGGTCCGGATCTGGATGCAGACCTGATCAACGATCTGCGCTTCCAGTTGCTGATCCGGATGGTGGAGGCGATGACCGGCCGCAAGGTCCGGCTGCTGAAGGTGGAAGACACCCAGCCGCAGACACCGTCAGCGGCAGACATCCCGGATCCGCAGAGCACTGACCGGCAAGCGGCTGGCTTCGGCGTCGAATACGAGTATCACGCGACGCGTTTCGAGGCCGAACAGACCCGCTTCAGTGCCGCAGGCATCGTGAAGACGACCGACGGTCGCGAGATCCGCTTCGATCTCACGTTGCTGATGAGCCGCGAGCACCTGGAGCAGGTCGACCTCAGCCTGCGCGCAGGCGATGCCGTGCGCAAGCAGGACCCCTTGGTGATCAACTTCGACGGCACGGCGGCACAACTCACGGAAGGCAAGTTCAGCTTCGACCTCGACAGCGACGGCAAGCCCGATTCGATTTCCTTCGTCGGCAGCGGCAGCGGCTTCCTGGTGCTGGACAGGAACCACGACGGCAAGGTCAACAACGGCAGCGAACTGTTCGGTCCGGCCACGGACAACGGGTTCCTGGAGCTGGCCGCCCACGATCAGGACGGCAACGGCTGGATCGATGAAAACGACTCGATCTATCGGCAGCTATATATCTGGACCCGCGACAGCAACGGCAACGATCATCTCGGCACACTGGCCGAAAAGGCGGTAGGCGCAATCAGCCTGAGCCATATCGGCACGCGTTTCGACCTCAGGAACGTCGACAACCGGTTCGATGGCCAGATCCGTTCGAGTGGTATCTACCTCCGGGAAGACGGTGGCGTCGGCACGGTGCAGCAGATCGATCTCGCCGTGTAA
- a CDS encoding N-acetyltransferase, whose amino-acid sequence MPAKIRDEVPADVLAIETVTVAAFLSATHTSHTEQYVVNALRRAGALSISLVAEIDDVLVGHVALSPVNISDGSAHWFGLGPISVLPARQRGGIGSALMQAALAALRQQSAQGCVLLGDPSYYGRFGFRASPDLVLPGVPPEYFQALPLGPMTPRGIVTYHLAFEATS is encoded by the coding sequence ATGCCAGCAAAAATCCGAGACGAAGTGCCAGCGGATGTACTGGCCATCGAGACCGTCACGGTTGCGGCCTTTTTGAGTGCGACACACACCAGTCATACCGAGCAGTACGTCGTGAACGCACTGCGACGCGCGGGTGCGCTCTCGATCTCCCTCGTGGCCGAGATCGATGACGTGCTGGTCGGTCACGTGGCGCTGTCACCCGTGAACATCAGTGATGGCAGCGCGCATTGGTTCGGTTTGGGCCCGATCTCGGTACTTCCCGCGCGCCAGCGCGGTGGCATTGGCTCCGCTCTGATGCAGGCAGCACTGGCCGCCCTGCGGCAGCAGAGCGCCCAGGGGTGCGTGCTGCTGGGTGACCCGAGCTATTACGGCCGCTTCGGCTTTCGCGCCAGCCCCGACCTGGTTCTCCCGGGTGTGCCACCTGAGTATTTCCAGGCGTTGCCCCTTGGACCGATGACGCCGCGCGGCATCGTCACCTACCACCTGGCGTTCGAGGCCACAAGCTGA
- a CDS encoding TIGR03617 family F420-dependent LLM class oxidoreductase — protein MRVGIALIEGYSFSRDPEELGFRGLAASARRIEELGFDGILSSETAGHDPFFPLLIAAEHTSHVGLATGIAVSFPRSPMVTAQMAWDLQRLSGGRFSLGLGTQVKGHNERRYATPWTSAPGPRMREYVQCLQAMFESFQNPGKPRWFEGAHYRFSMLPPVFAPEPIAHPKIPIHLAAVNPYMARLAGELADGVFAHPVITARYLREVMLPAVEKGTHRAGRDMSEIDIIGAPVVVTGRDEAELDEERKLLKRRVAFYASTRTYRRVFEVHGWQELGDRLHALSVEGRWEDMTRLIPDEMAEEFATIGRLEEIGDRLRERWGGLLTTLNLPTDYPLRTPEEARLARNAVETLQRAG, from the coding sequence ATGCGCGTCGGTATCGCCCTGATCGAAGGCTACAGCTTCAGCCGCGACCCCGAGGAACTCGGCTTCCGTGGCCTTGCCGCAAGCGCCAGACGGATCGAGGAGTTGGGTTTCGACGGCATCCTGTCGTCCGAAACGGCCGGCCATGACCCCTTTTTTCCCCTGCTGATCGCTGCCGAGCACACGAGTCACGTGGGACTCGCAACCGGCATTGCGGTCAGTTTTCCGCGCAGCCCGATGGTCACCGCGCAGATGGCCTGGGACCTGCAACGCCTGTCCGGCGGACGCTTTTCGCTCGGGCTCGGCACGCAGGTGAAGGGTCACAACGAGCGCCGCTACGCCACCCCGTGGACCTCGGCACCCGGACCGCGCATGCGCGAGTACGTGCAGTGCCTGCAAGCGATGTTCGAAAGCTTCCAGAATCCCGGCAAACCACGCTGGTTCGAGGGTGCACACTATCGCTTCTCGATGCTGCCACCGGTCTTTGCGCCCGAACCAATCGCACATCCGAAGATTCCCATCCACCTGGCTGCCGTGAACCCGTACATGGCGCGACTGGCCGGTGAACTGGCTGACGGAGTATTCGCACATCCGGTCATCACGGCACGCTACCTGCGCGAAGTCATGCTGCCGGCAGTGGAAAAAGGCACGCACCGGGCCGGGCGTGATATGTCCGAAATCGACATCATCGGCGCACCCGTCGTGGTCACCGGGCGCGACGAGGCCGAACTCGACGAAGAGCGCAAGCTGCTGAAACGACGCGTGGCGTTCTACGCATCGACGCGAACCTATCGTCGCGTGTTCGAGGTGCACGGTTGGCAGGAACTCGGCGACCGCTTGCACGCACTCTCGGTCGAGGGGCGCTGGGAAGACATGACGCGCCTGATCCCGGACGAGATGGCCGAGGAGTTCGCCACCATCGGCAGGCTCGAGGAAATCGGTGACCGCCTGCGTGAACGCTGGGGTGGATTGCTGACCACGCTGAACCTGCCGACCGATTACCCGCTGCGCACGCCCGAGGAGGCCAGGCTCGCACGCAACGCGGTCGAGACGTTGCAGCGCGCGGGCTGA
- a CDS encoding helix-turn-helix transcriptional regulator, whose protein sequence is MTSIRSPQQLGRALRAARKQLGLTQPQLALAAGVGVRFIVDLEAGKPTLRLENVLRVIDALGGEVQLSGLPSDASDTQREDDGHGA, encoded by the coding sequence ATGACATCCATTCGATCACCTCAACAACTAGGGCGTGCACTGCGTGCCGCTCGCAAGCAACTCGGGCTGACCCAGCCCCAGTTGGCGCTGGCAGCTGGGGTGGGCGTGCGCTTCATTGTCGATCTTGAAGCAGGCAAACCCACCTTGCGGCTGGAAAACGTGCTGCGGGTCATTGATGCCCTGGGTGGTGAGGTCCAGTTGAGTGGATTGCCATCTGATGCTTCCGACACTCAACGAGAGGATGACGGCCATGGCGCATGA
- a CDS encoding transketolase, with product MTKIHLNHVPDLIEKAGEIRKHLCRCARYAGNIHLAGPLSATDVAVAVYYKYLGFDPDNLEDPGRNMFVLSKGHNGVLLYCIFCDMGLHSWDELLNNYNKIGYSFGAHPNRKYVRGIEVSTGSLGHGLSWSVGFAHANRNEGIDSRIYCLLGDGEMEEGSNWEAIMYAASHNLDSIVAIVDNNQCSASFMAGENIKWNSMGDCWRAFGWDVREIDGTNMHEIDRTLAGLPPVNLRNPGKPVCIISNTTKGQGVSYMTDRPYAWHIGGLDDEKLAETLTLIDQYTAEQHKRT from the coding sequence GTGACGAAAATCCACCTGAACCATGTTCCCGATCTGATCGAAAAGGCCGGCGAGATCCGCAAGCACCTGTGTCGCTGCGCGCGTTACGCCGGCAATATCCACCTGGCCGGCCCGCTGTCAGCCACCGACGTCGCAGTCGCTGTGTACTACAAGTATCTCGGCTTCGATCCGGACAACCTCGAAGACCCGGGCCGCAACATGTTCGTGCTCAGCAAGGGGCACAACGGCGTGCTTCTTTACTGCATCTTCTGCGATATGGGACTGCACTCCTGGGACGAGTTGCTCAACAACTACAACAAGATCGGCTACAGCTTCGGCGCGCACCCCAACCGCAAGTACGTGCGCGGCATCGAAGTCTCCACCGGTTCACTGGGGCACGGCCTGAGCTGGAGCGTCGGCTTTGCCCACGCGAATCGCAACGAGGGCATCGACTCGCGCATCTACTGCCTGCTCGGCGATGGCGAAATGGAAGAGGGCTCGAACTGGGAAGCCATCATGTACGCGGCGTCGCACAACCTCGACAGCATCGTGGCAATCGTCGACAACAACCAGTGCTCGGCTTCGTTCATGGCCGGTGAGAACATCAAGTGGAATTCGATGGGCGACTGCTGGCGCGCCTTCGGCTGGGACGTGCGAGAAATCGACGGCACCAACATGCACGAGATCGATCGCACGCTGGCCGGTCTGCCGCCGGTGAATCTGCGCAATCCCGGCAAGCCCGTCTGCATCATTTCCAACACCACCAAGGGCCAGGGCGTGTCGTACATGACGGACCGCCCCTACGCATGGCACATCGGTGGGCTGGACGACGAGAAACTGGCCGAGACCCTGACGCTGATCGACCAATACACAGCAGAACAGCACAAGAGGACCTGA
- a CDS encoding IS1182 family transposase encodes MTTSYLPYHPDQGHLLPVSAADWLPEGHLAYFIADTVASLDLSAFHARYAKGGPRNQPFHPEMMVKVLLYGYATGVFSSRKLARRLYDDVAFRVLAAGNFPAHRTLSDFRALHLEELSALFVQVVKLARECGLVKLGTIAVDGTKVKANASRHKAMSYGRMLKAEVELKEEIAALLERARATDAAEASEPDHDLPAEIARREARLAAIQAGKARLEAQQREADTARGRYEGDERKPHDSDGKPRKGKPFKRDFGVPEDSDQTSFTDPQSRIMKQSNGGFDHSYNAQTAVDAERQIIVAAELTDCAADSGQLPGMVDAVQRTTGALPKQVLADTGYRSEAALAALAHTPCEVIVALGREGREQAQVDAQKYPHTADMAQTLASEAGKAAYRRRKAIVEAPNGWIKSVLGFRQFSFRGVEKVRAEWKLVCLAMNLRRMAAWA; translated from the coding sequence ATGACGACTTCCTACCTTCCGTATCACCCTGATCAAGGGCATTTGCTGCCGGTGTCGGCGGCGGACTGGCTGCCCGAAGGGCATCTGGCGTACTTCATTGCCGACACCGTGGCCTCGCTGGACCTGTCGGCGTTCCACGCCCGTTACGCCAAGGGCGGGCCACGCAATCAGCCGTTTCACCCGGAGATGATGGTGAAGGTGCTGCTGTATGGCTATGCGACGGGGGTGTTCTCCTCGCGCAAGCTGGCGCGTCGGCTGTATGACGACGTGGCGTTCCGTGTGTTGGCGGCGGGCAACTTCCCGGCGCACCGGACCCTGAGCGATTTCCGTGCGCTGCATCTGGAGGAACTGTCGGCCTTGTTCGTGCAGGTGGTGAAGCTGGCGCGCGAGTGCGGGCTGGTGAAGCTGGGCACGATTGCGGTAGATGGGACGAAGGTGAAGGCCAACGCCTCGCGCCACAAGGCGATGAGCTATGGGCGGATGCTCAAGGCCGAAGTGGAGTTGAAGGAAGAGATTGCGGCGCTGCTGGAGCGCGCCCGCGCCACGGACGCGGCAGAGGCGAGCGAACCCGATCACGATCTGCCGGCCGAGATCGCGCGGCGCGAAGCGCGGCTGGCGGCGATCCAGGCCGGCAAGGCGCGTCTGGAAGCGCAGCAGCGCGAGGCCGATACCGCACGCGGGCGCTATGAAGGCGACGAGCGCAAGCCGCATGATTCCGACGGCAAGCCGAGAAAAGGCAAACCGTTCAAACGCGACTTCGGCGTGCCCGAGGACAGCGACCAGACCAGCTTCACCGATCCGCAGAGCCGGATCATGAAGCAGTCCAACGGCGGCTTCGACCACAGCTACAACGCGCAGACGGCGGTGGATGCCGAGCGTCAGATCATCGTGGCGGCAGAGCTTACCGACTGCGCCGCCGACAGTGGCCAGTTGCCGGGGATGGTGGACGCGGTACAGCGCACGACGGGGGCCTTGCCGAAGCAGGTTCTGGCCGACACCGGCTATCGCAGTGAAGCGGCGCTGGCCGCGCTGGCACACACGCCCTGTGAGGTCATCGTGGCACTGGGGCGAGAAGGGCGCGAACAAGCGCAGGTGGATGCACAAAAATACCCGCACACCGCGGACATGGCGCAAACGCTAGCCAGTGAAGCCGGCAAGGCGGCGTACCGCCGTCGCAAGGCCATCGTGGAAGCACCCAACGGCTGGATCAAATCGGTGTTGGGATTCCGGCAATTCAGTTTTCGTGGCGTGGAGAAGGTACGGGCCGAATGGAAACTGGTGTGTCTGGCGATGAACTTGAGGCGGATGGCAGCGTGGGCATGA
- a CDS encoding type II toxin-antitoxin system HipA family toxin encodes MTAMAHELEVWLFADRVGTLALVDGRLSFCYAPDRLSHKNAVALSASLPLQAEPFDDRKTRPFFAGLLPEGQMRRLIAQQFQVSDQNDFALLDHIGGECAGAVTFLEPGQALPVPNRSDGVQWLSDEEVVAILDELPRRPMLAGKDGLRLSLAGAQDKLPVVFDGARIGLPRGGTPSSHILKPAIHAVPDSVTNEGFCMALADAMRLKPAKSRIHQVLDRSFLLVERYDRLIDTQGHRQRLHQEDFCQALGVVPEMKYQNEGGPDLAQCFDLVRSATRPSAPQVLRLLDYVIFNALIGNHDAHAKNFSLLYSAKAPVLAPFYDTLSTAVYPTLTQKMAMKIGSKYKFSEVQAQHWEQFAEGVGFTKAQAKRRILELAKLLPATARKLQSDPGHSFAGNAVVEQINTLIEQRCALTSLQLVASNARW; translated from the coding sequence ATGACGGCCATGGCGCATGAGCTGGAAGTCTGGCTTTTCGCCGATCGTGTCGGCACGTTGGCCTTGGTCGATGGGCGACTAAGTTTTTGCTACGCACCCGATAGGCTGTCACACAAAAACGCCGTTGCCTTGTCCGCCTCGCTGCCCCTGCAGGCGGAGCCGTTCGACGATCGCAAAACGCGCCCGTTCTTTGCCGGTCTTCTACCCGAAGGGCAGATGCGCCGCCTGATTGCGCAACAGTTTCAGGTGTCTGACCAGAACGACTTTGCGCTGCTGGACCACATCGGCGGCGAATGCGCCGGAGCCGTGACGTTCCTTGAGCCTGGGCAGGCTTTGCCTGTGCCGAACCGCAGCGATGGCGTTCAATGGCTGAGCGACGAGGAAGTCGTGGCCATTCTGGATGAATTGCCGCGTCGCCCCATGCTGGCAGGCAAAGACGGCTTGCGGCTTTCCTTGGCCGGTGCCCAAGACAAGTTGCCCGTGGTTTTCGATGGTGCGCGCATCGGGTTGCCCCGGGGCGGTACACCCAGCTCCCATATCCTGAAACCGGCCATTCACGCCGTCCCCGACAGTGTGACCAACGAGGGATTCTGCATGGCACTGGCTGATGCCATGCGGCTCAAGCCGGCGAAATCAAGAATTCACCAGGTATTGGATCGCTCCTTTCTGCTGGTTGAGCGCTACGACCGACTGATCGATACCCAGGGGCACCGGCAACGGCTTCATCAAGAGGACTTTTGCCAGGCACTGGGCGTGGTGCCCGAAATGAAATACCAGAATGAAGGTGGCCCGGATCTGGCGCAGTGCTTTGATCTGGTGCGCAGTGCGACACGCCCCAGTGCGCCGCAAGTCCTGCGACTGCTCGACTACGTGATTTTCAATGCGCTGATTGGTAATCATGATGCGCACGCCAAGAATTTCTCTCTGCTGTACTCAGCCAAGGCTCCCGTTCTGGCACCGTTTTACGACACGCTCTCGACTGCTGTGTATCCAACACTGACGCAGAAGATGGCGATGAAAATCGGCAGCAAGTACAAGTTCAGCGAAGTCCAGGCGCAGCATTGGGAGCAGTTCGCCGAAGGCGTAGGCTTTACCAAGGCGCAGGCTAAACGGCGCATTCTGGAGCTGGCAAAGTTACTGCCTGCGACGGCGCGCAAGCTCCAGTCTGACCCCGGACACAGTTTTGCTGGCAATGCCGTGGTTGAGCAAATCAATACCTTGATTGAACAACGCTGCGCCCTGACCTCGCTTCAGCTTGTGGCCTCGAACGCCAGGTGGTAG